The window TCGGCCTGATCCCAGCGCTTAAAACATCTCACGTAGATCCCCACACGGCGCTGAAAGAAGGTGGGCGTGGCGCGAGCGGCACACGTCATCCTGCGCAAAGTGCATTCGTCATTGCGGAGATGGCCATAGCGCTTGTGCTGCTGGCCGGTGCAGGCCTGATGGTCCGCAGCCTCAAGCAGCTATGGAGCGTCGACCCCGGCTTTAATCCCCGAAACGTGTTCATCTTCGGCTATACGCTTCCGCCGTCGATGATCAACGGAAACCCCGGCGCTATACGGGCCGCCTACCGTAACTTCGATCAAGAGATTGCTATGATCCCCGGCGTAGAAGCAGTGTCACAATCATGGGGTGGCTTGCCCATGGAGGGAGACGACGATGCCTCATTTTGGCTCGACGGGCAGCCCAGGCCAACCAATACCAACGAGATGAGCATGACTCTCGTCTACAACGTAGGACCCGATTACGCGAAGGCCATGGGAGTTTCGCTGAAACGCGGAAGATTCTTCACCGTACACGACGATGAGAGATCACCACTCGTCGGCGTGATCGACGAGGTCTTTGCTAAGAAGTACTTTCCCGATCAGAATCCCATCGGCAAACGCGTTGTCCTCAACGACGGCGCGAGAAAGATGGAGATCGTTGGCGTCGTCGGACATGTGAATCAGTGGGGACTCGATGCGGATGACGACAACCCGTTGCGTGTGCAGCTCTACACCTCATGGATGCAAACCCCAGACGATTTTGTGCGCCTTGCTCCGTCTGGAATTGATGCCGTGGTGCGGTACACGGGTAATCTCACCAACGTATCGGATGCGATTCGCCACAATGTCCAGCGGAGGAGTAGCGAGCAGATCCTCTACGACGCCCACACCATGGAGAGTTCCATCTCGGACTCCTTGGCGGAGCGCCGCTTTGCCATGATCCTTCTCGCCATATTCGCTGGGCTGGCACTGTTGTTGGCCGGCATCGGTATCTACGGAGTGATCGCGTACCTTGTCGAGCAGCGCACCCAGGAGATCGGGATTCGCATGGCGCTCGGCGCACAGCGCGCAGAGGTGGCGCGCCTGATGCTTTGGGAAGGCACCCGGCTGGCCCTCATGGGTGTCGCGATTGGAGTCGCCGCCGGATTGGCGCTCACGCGGCTCATGACAAAGATGATCTACGGTGTCAGCGCCACCGACCCTCTCACGTTTTCTGGAGTTGCGATGGTTTTGATGCTGGTCGCGATTGCGGCCTGCTATTTCCCAGCGCGAAAAGCATCTCGATTAGATCCGATACAGTCACTGCGTTCGGAATAGAAGACTCGAGGTGGAAACATGAGCACCGTGTATGCCGCTGAGCGGTCCTTTGGTTAAGTGAAGGAGAGTTAGCCGCCAAACTGGAAAGCTGTCTGCAGATTCAGGTCGACGACAACTTGCGCCTGGGCATAGCTCTCGTGTCTGCTGCGGCAGTTGATTCGTATTCTCAATTGTCAACAACAGACCAATGCACTCATTGAGGCGATGTTCGGCATGAAGAGGAAGTCAAGAACCTCGTCGACAAGACGATCGCTCGTTTCGGTCGCCTCGACATCGCCGTCAATAATGCTGGCATAGAAGGCGTAATCGGTTTGGCTGCCGACGTCACCGTTGAGAACTACAAGTCGATCTTCGACACCAACGTCCTTGGCGTGCTGCTTAGCATGAAGTACGAAATCCGCGCCATGCAGGACCGACCACCCATGCTGCGTGGCGCTCGAAGCAGGCCTTCTATGCCATTATTTTGGTGGGCCCGGAGGGATTTGAACCCCCAACCAAGGGATTATGAGTCCCCTGCTCTAACCGTTGAGCTACAGGCCCGACAATGACACACCAGCACCCGATCTGCCGGAGCGGGTGGTTGGCGTTTGGCAGAACTTCGTTACCAGTACGCTTGCCCGAGAGTGGAGTTTACTCGAAGGCGTGTTCTTGCTGTCTCAGGTGTGGGATGGACAGTTCTGCGAGATGAGGCTGCTGCTGTGTCCTCGATTCTTACGATGGTGAAGTGTCCACTCCTGATTCGCCAAGTCCTATTTGTATTGTATGACGCAGAGAGTGGAGCACACAAAATGATTGGGACAGACGGGACTTGTTGGCGCTGATCTGGTTGCTCAGATCCAAGGGGACAAGGGGAGCGGAGGCCGTCCTTCGATTATCGATTGACGGCTTCTCCTGCTCGTTCCATACGCCGATGCGGTTCACTTGTTCTCAGCCGTGACGCCGGCTAAGCACTAAATAGAGAGGTTCAAGATGCGGTTGAGACGATGCACAAAGGATGCGGGGTCCTGGAGCGGTACGCCTTCCATGAGGAGAGCCTGGTCGAAGAGCAGCCATGCGGCGTCGTCGGTGACCGCGTCGTCGGAGCGGGCGAGCAGTTTTTTGACGATCTCATGATCAGGATTGATTTCGAGCGTGGGTTTGAGCGCAGGGATGTCTTTCTGACCCATTGCGCGCATCATCTGCTGCATCTTTATGGATGGTTCCTCTTCGTCGGAGACGATGACGGATGGACTATCGGCGAGACGTACGGAGGCGCGGACATCTTTTACACGATCTCCCAGGGTGGCTTTCAACTTGTCCAGCAAAGGCTTTAGCGATTCGGCCTTGTCGGGTTCTGCATCGTCCTTGAGGTCTTCGCTGGTTGAGGTCTTGTTCACGGACTTCAGGTCGATGTCGCCGTATTTCTCGATGCCGGAGAAGACGATCTCATCAAACTCGTCATCGAGGATGAGTACTTCAAGATCTTTTTTCTTGTAGATCTCGAGCAGAGGTGAAGTGCGAAGCAGGGATTCGGAGCCGCCGGTGATGTAGTAGATGCTCTTCTGCTCCCCCTTCATGCGTGCTTTGACGTCGGCGAGACTGGTGAGACCGTCGACCTTGGTGGATTTGAAGCGGACGAGGTCGAGGAGAGTCTCTCGATTGGCGAAGTCCCCGTATAGGCCCTCTTTGAGGGGGCGGTTGTACTCAGAGATGAACTTCAGATACTGCTCGGGTTGGTTGGCGGCGACGTTCTTCAGCTCAGACAGGATCTTTTTGACGCTCGCGGTGCGGATGCTGGTGAGGACTTTGTTCTGCTGCAGAATCTCGCGGCTGACGTTGAGCGGCAGGTCTTCGCTGTCGATGATGCCGCGGACGAAGCGAAGGTACTGGGGTAGAAGCTCCTTGGCATCGTCCATGATGAAGACGCGTTTGACGTAGAGCTTGACGCCGACTTTGTACTCTGCCTGGTAGAGATCGAGCGGAGCCTTGGAGGGGATGAAGAAGAGCGTCGTGTATTCGAGGCTGCCTTCGGCTTTGGTATGGAACCAGAAGAGAGGATCTTCCCAGTCGCCGGTGATGGACTTGTACAGCTCCTTATAGTCGTCGTCGGTGAGTTCACTCTTGGGACGGCGCCAGAGAGCGCTGGCGGCATTGACCTGTTCGGTGGTGCGAGTCTTGATCGACTTCTTTTCGGTTTCGTTCCACTCGCTCTTGTCGTAGGTGAGGAAGATGGGGAAGGCGATGTGGTTGGAGTACTTCTTGACGATCTCCTTCAGACGCCAGCTGTTGGCGTATTGCGCGCCCTCTTCATTGAAGTGAAGGAGGATGGTGGTGCCGGCGACAGCGCGTTCGGCAGGCTCGATGTCGAAGCCGGTCTTGCCATCGCTAGTCCAACGGTATGCTTTGTCCTCTCCGGCTTTGCGGGAGACGACTTCGACTTTATCGGCGACCATGAAGGCGCTGTAGAAGCCGACGCCGAACTGGCCGATGAGGTTCGAGTCTTTGCGAGCGTCGCCGGAGAGCTGCGAGAGAAAGTTTTTGGTGCCTGAGCGGGCGATGGTGCCGAGGTGGGAGACGAGGTCTTCCTCGCTCATACCGATGCCGGTGTCGCTGATGGTGAGAGTCTTGCTCTCTTCGTTGAGCTCCAGATCGATACGGGGATCGAAGGGGAGAGACTTGTAGGATTCGTCAACGAGCGTCAGGTGGCGCAGCTTATCGAGCGCGTCAGAGGAGTTGGAGATGAGCTCGCGGAGGAATATCTCAGGGTGAGAGTAGAGAGAGTGGATGATGAGTTGGAGCAGCTGACTGACTTCGGTCTGAAATTCGCGTTTCGACATATCATCTATTATCGCCAAAGACAGAGGTGGATTGGCAACTCCGGCTATATGATTGCCAAGAGCGTCCGCGTCTTCTAGTCGAGGATGCTCGCTGGAGTGTACTCCCTATGCCCAAGCTCTACACACCACGTGAAGCGGCCCAAGTGCTAGGCGTCAGCTATGCATCGCTGAAGCAGTGGATCTATAACGGAAAATTGAAGAGTGTTCAAACCGCGGGTGGCCATCATCGGATCCCCGAGGCCGAAATCGATCGCATGTTGCCGCGGGCTGCCGTTAAGGGTAAGCCGGAGAAGACACGTCGCATGTATCGGCGCGTAAGCGGGCGAAATCAGTTGACCGGACGAATTACCGAGATCAAGGTCAACGGCTTGCTTGCCCAAATTACGTTGTCGGTTTCAGGCCAACACATCACCTCCATTATTACGGCGGATGCAGTGCGGGAGTTGCGGCTGAAGACTGGACAGCTCGCCGTCGCTCTCATCAAATCGACCGAAGTCATGATCGTCCTACCCGACTAGATCCCGTTGACAATAACGGTTTAATTCGTTTAGATCGAATAGTGTTCTTGCTGGGGCGGGAACCGAAGGATAATTTGCGCCTTCGTCTGACAAGAGATCTGCCGTTCCATCCTCAGCACTTTTCGATTTGAAGTGAGTTGCTGCAACCGGGCTGTGCTGCAATGCCGGCGGATCAAATGCCGCGTGCAAACAGGCTCGAGATAAACAATTCCCTAAAACCAATTCACTGAATACTTATGAGGCCGCAATGAAACTCACAGTCTTACGTTTATCAATGCTCGTGGCCTCCCTGTGGTGGCTGTGCTCCGTTTCTGCAGGAGCGCAGACATCCGCGACCTTGTCTGGCAGGGTCACGGATTCAACGGGGAGTGTCGTTGCGGGAGCGACTGTGACCGCGAACAACCTTGACACAGGAGCATCGCAGACCGCTGTCACAAGCGGAGCGGGTCAATATGAGATGGTTGCGGTTCCCGTCGGACGCTATGAGGTCCGCGCCGCAAAGCAGGGGTTCGCGGATGAAGCGCGTACGGTAATCAGCCTGGCGGTTGGCAAGGATGCCGCGGTCGACATTCGGATGCAGGTGAAGACCTCTGACGCCTGCGTGAGCGGCCACGAGTTTGCCGCCACCGATTGCGCGCTGACCTGGCACGGCATCACGCTGTACGGTGCGTATGATGTTGGCGGCGGCTGGGTCAGCCACGGCCTCCCGGAAAACGGCTACAACTATGAAGGCGCCTCTCTGGTGAATCGAAACGGCTATCAGCATCGATTCCTCATCGCACCGAACAACCTGCAACAGACGGGTCTTGGCATCAGGGGCAAGGAAGAGTTTCTGCCTGGCTGGTCCGTTGTGTTCAACGCTTCAACTGGCATCAATCCGCAGTCCGGCCTGCTCGCCGACGCGTCGAAGACCCAGATCATTAACAACGGCCTTCCGAGGGCCAGCTATTCGTACACCATCGACGGGGCGCGCGCGGGCCAACCGTTCAATGACGAAATCTATGGCGGTATATCGTCCACGCACTTCGGCACGCTGACCTTCGGTCGTCAGCGCGCGCTCGGTACCGATGCGATGCTCCAGTATGATCCGGGCGGCGGCGGCTATGCCTTTTCGTACATTGGGTATAACGGCACGATGGCCGGCGGCGGCGATACCGAGGACAGCCGTTGGGACTCCGCCCTGAAGTATCGCCTGACCTATGGCCCGGCGCATTTCGGCGCGATGTATAAATTCGCCGATGGTTCCGGCGGCTGTTTTTCGGCCTCCGCAACATGGACTGCGGCGAACTGTACGCCGGAGTCGGCGCATAACAACGCCTATGGATTCGATCTTGGCGGAGAGCACGGCAAGTTGTCTGCGGACTTTCTCTTTCAGCATTACAACCAGGCGATCAGCGTATTGAATCCCTTGCTGGGACCTCAAAGTCCTACGCAGCCGTATCAGTCGACCACAAACAGCATCAATACAAATCCCATCACCGGGGTCAATTTGATCGACCCGGCCAACACGTTATATGGCATTGTGACCGATAACAACGGCGTTATCGGCGCCGTTAAATATACTTGGAATCCGTTCAAGTTCTATGCCGGCTACGAATACGTCTGGCAGAACAATCCGGTGAACCCGTTGGGTGTGGGCGCCTCAGACCAGGGCGGTTACAACCTGAGCGGGGTTGAAGATAACAATCTTGACTCTGAAAAGTTGCTGCAGATTTGGTGGACGGGTGTGAAGTACACCTACCGCAGCAAAACCGACTTCACTTTCGCCTGGTATCAACAACGGCAGAACGACTTCCGTTTTCCGAAGGAATGCGATGCCGTGGCCGGCTTCCGCGCTTCCTGCGCGGGCACCCTCAACGAGGTGTCAGGCTATGCGGATCATCACTTCACCAAGCGTTTCGACGTTTTTGCCGGAATTGCGTACTCCTACGTGAGCGGCGGTCTGGCCATCGCCATTCCTCATGGCCCGGGCGTTCCTTATCACTACGACAATAACCTTGCTCCGACGATCGGTGGTCGTTTCGCCTTCTGATCGTTTCTGGCAACGTCAAAAAAAATGAGCCCCGGTGGGTGCCGGGGCTCTTTCTGCGGATCACTGATTCGATCATGAGTGACTTATCTTTGCGGCACGACGCGCTGGCTAGGTGCGTCGGTTGCTGACCTTCATCCATCCTTGCCGGAAGAAGAAAAGGCCTGCCATCATCACACCGGTAGCGAAGAGAAGAAGCGAATCCGGCTCCGGGGTTATACCGACGACTCCGGTTCCTGTACCGAAAGCAGCCGCAGTCGGGCCAGTCTCTGCGATGAAGAAAAACTGACCGGGGGCGATTCCCGAGCCGCCTGAGAAGCTGAGAAGGTACTGAGTCTCGGCCTGGTTCAGGGAGCAAGACGAGGAGCCAAACAGACTCAACGCAGGTGTGGTATCGCACGTTGGAGTTTGACCGTTGAGGAAATTAATGAAGTCGTTGGGGTCCTTGGGATTTGTCGAGTTGTCAAAGACAAGGCTCAAGCTCGTAAAGGTCGAGTCCGTGTCGTTAAATCCCGTAAAGCATGCGGTCGCTTTGATGATCTGGGGACAAGCACTGAATGTAACCGCGAATGGGTCAGTGTTGTCGATGGAGGTGTAGTTGAGCTGCTGCGGTGGATCCAGAACACTCATGTGGAAGTCAATGTCATCCGCCAAAGCGAGACGAGAGAATCCGCAGAACAGGGCCAGGACAAAAATGGCGCGAAGATATTTCATGCTGTATTCCTCCGGAGATTTGCACGTACATTTGGAATCACAGTGGGCCAAGGAGCGACTTCAGAATTGCAGATCAGACAGGAGTTGTAGCCGGTCAATATTGCCTAACGGATGCACGTCCCGTGCCAAAGGAAATGGTTGAATATTCAGCGAACTCCATCCGTTACGTATCGCAAATGCGCAAAAACCTGCACACTGAAAGGAAGTATTGTTGTATGCATCAATTGCAGCGATGTGATTGATTCTGATTTTTTGCCGAATCAGACAAGGCGACTGGCGATACAAGTTGCTTCGACTTCGTGGTAACGCAATTGAACTGCGGCTTTTTGCGAGATACCGCGACCGACGCTGGGATCGGCACAATGTTCAAAGGCGGGAGAGAGCGTCCACGCGACCGCATTGTGAGGCGGTCCGTTAAGCTGCTGGAGACGCGAGCAGGCGACGTTGACATTCCAACATCGGTCGCGTAGCCTGCGGAACAAGAATCCCCCACGTGCTTCGCCCTTATTGGACCAGGACTTTGGCCGCATCCTGCACGTTGGAAAGGGTTTCGTCGAAGCTCTCTGAATTGGGCTGGCAGATAAAACGAGCAGGGGCGGGCGGATAGGATGACGATGTTGCTGCCCCTGTAACTGGCTTCTGGTTTGTGCCGATTGCGATGCACGGCTTATCACAGCTTGCGTGGCGGGCGGCCAGATTCCTGTTTCCGGATCTCAGGTTGTGTCGGTTTGTAGACGAATGTAGTGCTGGCAGTCACCGGTCGAAGGACTGAATTAACCCAGGTAATGGATCATCCGATCTCGAGAGTAGCTATGCGTTATGCAGGAACTTCGATTGTGTTGCTGCTGCTCTTCAGCCTGACGGCTGGATTGCATGGACAGGATACTAAGGCTGCCGCCGCAGGAGCGGTCCAGCTTGAGGCGACGCTGGGGGATGGCACGGTTGAACTCTCGGGGCCATGGAAGTTTCATACCGGTGATGATCTTGCGTGGGCTGAGCAGGACTATGACGATTCAAGCTGGGGAACGATTGACGTAACTCCGCCGGCTGGATCGGAGAACGTCGAGCTTGGGACGAGCGGTTACATTCCTGGCTGGACAGGGAGCGGCTATCCGAACTACGCCGGCTATGCATGGTATCGGCTAAGAATCAACGTGCGGAGCTCCCACGGCAGGCTTGCCATCAAGATGCCGGACAGCGCAGACGACGCGTATCAGGTTTACGTGAATGGCAAGCTCATCGGAGAGCTTGGCGATTTTACCGCGAAAGGGGTGACCGCTTACAGCACGGTGCCGAGGTCGTTCCGACTGCCGCGCGATCTTCGTAGCGGCCCAATGACGATCGCAGTGCGGATGTGGATGGACAGTGCGACTCCGTTCCTCAGTCCGGACGCTGGTGGAATGCATGAGCCGCCTGTTCTGGGACATGCGGGAGTCATTTCGACTTTGATTCAGCTTGACTGGGACGATACTGCACATGCAGTTGGCAGCGGCTTCCTCGAGATTTTCATTCTTATGCTCGCGTGGGCGGTCGCTGTAAGTCTTTTGTGGATGGATCGCTCGGAGCCCGCCTATCTCTGGCTGAGCCTGGTGTGTGCGGTGACGATTCTGGAGAACAGCGTCGTTCTCATCGTGAACTTTGCCACCTGGATCTCGCTGACGCCCGGGGTCGTCTTGCAGACCGTGATCATCGGTCCGATTCGAATTGGGCTTTGGGTGATCTTCTGGGCATATTGGTTTCGAATCGCCAGGATGGCATGGATCCACCGAATTGTGTGGAGTTTGGTTCTTCTGACGATAATCTGCACGGCCATGCTGCGTGCCCCGCTGTATGGTACGCGGATTCCCGTACATGCAGCCATTTATCTCTCGCCTATTCTGCTTGGACTGCAGCTGGCGTTCGTTATTCTGCTCTTCGTGATCACGGTTCGAGGCATTGTTAAGCAGAGGACCGAGGGTTGGCTTGCTTTGCCCGCAGTGCTTCTGGTTGCCCTATCGCTCTATCAAGTCAATCTGCATTTGTTCCACATACGCACCCGTTTCGATGTCTTTGGATTCAACTTCCAGCTCGGCACGATTGCGACGATTCTCTCGATCTTTCTCATTACGGTTATGTTGCTGCGGCGCTTTTTGTATACGCAACGAAAGCGGGAGCAGTGGAAGGCGGAGATCGAACAGGCGCGACAGGTGCAGCACGTCCTTATCCCAGAGGAGTTGCCGACGGTGTCTGGTTTCGCTATCGAGAGCGAGTATCGTCCAGCGCGCGAAGTTGGCGGAGACTTCTTTCAGATTCTTCCGCAGACTGACGATGGAAGCGTATTGATTATTGTCGGCGACGTGACGGGAAAGGGGTTGCAGGCCGGCATGCTTGTTGCGTTGATCGTTGGCGCTGTCCGCACCGCTGTGCAATATCACTCCGATCCACTGATATTGATGAACAGCTTGAACGACCGTTTATGGGGTCGTGGCCGCGCGAGTGCGACGTGCCTCATACTGCGAATCACCAAGGACGGACAGGTAACACTGGCGAATGCGGGTCATCTCCCGCCTTACCTCAATGGTGCAGAGGTCCCGATGGAGGGCTCACTTCCGATCGGAGTAATACCAGGGGCGGATTTCTTTGTGACGCATTTTTCGATGGCGCCCGGAGACACGTTGATGTTGATGTCCGATGGTGTCGCGGAGGCGCAGGATCAACACAAGGAGCTGTTCGGGTTTGAACGCATCGAGGAGATGCTGAAGAAACCGATCTCAGCGGCTGCACTTGCAGCCGCGGCCGAGGCCTTCGGTCAAGAAGACGACATCCTAGTCCTGCGGATCCAACGCGATCCGCGGACTCAGAGCTCTCTCGATACAAGATCGATTGTTGCGGTCACATAGAGGATCTTGTTCGCGGCTATTCAAATCCGGCGCAAGCGGTGGCTTCGTCGGGAAACAGTTTGGTGTATTTTGTGATGCCGACCATGGTGAAGACCTTTTGGAAGTGTGGTGTCAGACCGAAAGTCTGGACGGTCTGGCCTTTCTGGCTGGCGGCGTAGAGTAGCTGGATGATGAGCGCGATGCCGCTGGAGTTGAGATATTCGACTTTGGAAAAGTCGAGCAGAATGCGCTTTGAGGTCTCGGGGGATAGGCCTCCGTATGTTCCGAGGACTGCGGGTTCGGAAGAGCTGGTAATGTCGCCCGCAAAACGGAGCACCGTGATGGGGTCGCCCGAAGCGCATTGGACCTGTTCCATTTTGACCTTGGTGCCTAACTCCGACATTTGTATCTCCTTCACTCTTCTGTCTTGTTTAAACGAATGACCAGTCGCGCATAGCTTCCGCTGGGAGGTGAGCTGACCCATTCTGCTTCATCGACCAGTGCCTGAATGAGAAACATTCCCATTCCGCGACTGGGTTCTTCCCCGTGCATCTTCTTGTCCATGTTCGGCGCATGGACGACACCTGGGGGACCCGTTCCCATGTCCAGCACCTTCACCTCCAACGAGGTCTCGTCCATCGAGAGGATGACGACGACGATCAGTGACTCGTCCAGTTTATTTCCATGTTCCATTGCGTTGATGCAGGCTTCGGCGATGGCGGTCTTGAGGTCTTCAATGCGCTCGGGAGCAAAACCCATCAGCTTCGCAACGCTGGAGGCGGTACTCATTGCGATTTTTTCAAAACCAAGCCGAGAAGGGAGACGCAGTTCGATGCTATTCACGTTCTTACCGTCCACTTCGCCTCCTACGGCTTCCTGCCAATTACAAGTGCGGTCATATCATCGGTCTGCGATTCCTGGTTGGAAAATGCGTCCAGTGCTTGCCAGATCGATTTCAAGGTACTTGGCGCGTCGACAGCGCGCGAGGCGCGGAAGGCCTCAAGAAGGCGATCCTGGCCGAATTCTTCGTTACCTTGAAAGACCTCAGTCATTCCGTCGGTGTAGATTAGCAGCTTCGCCTTATTGGACAGTACATATTTTTCTGCTCTGTAGGTAGAGAAAGGCAACATGCCTACGGGAGTGCCAGAGGCCTCAATCATCTCAGGCAGATCGCTGCCGTTGAGGAGAAAGCCGGGGTTGTGTCCAGCGTTCACTACTTCTAGGGTGTGGGTGGCGGGATCGAGACGAAGGAAGATCGAGGTGACATAACGACGGCGGGATTCCTCACCTTCGTTGTAGTGAAGGACGTTCATGTGAGTTGCGATTTCGACCAAGGACATTCCGGAGTTTGCGATGGCCCGGAGAGCGGAGCGGAACGAGCTGCCCACGAGTGCGGAGGCCAAACCCTTCCCGGCGACATCGGCCACTACGATCATGAGCTGTCCGGATGTCAGCTCGATAATATCCAAGTAGTCACCGCCTACCTCGTAACAAGTTTGCGATCGGCCGTCGATGCTGTAGCCGGCGATATTGGGAAAAGACTGGGGCAGAAGGCTTCGTTGAATGTCGCGAGCGCAGGCGAGATCCTGCTTTACGCGCTCCATGTCCAGGGTGCGCTCGTGATAGCGGGCATTTTCGATGGCGACTGCGGCCTGAGTGGCGAGGTGCTCGAGGAAATCCTGTTCGAAGAGAGAGAGAGGAGATCCGTCTCGTGTAATTACGACCATCTCGGTGAGGACTTCGCCTTTGCGGTCCAGTAAAGGGAAGCGAGAACATCCGCGTTTCGGATCGGATGAAGGCGGATGCAGAAGGAACCTTGGGGGAATGTCTCCATACGAGAAGGGGAAGGCGGTGAAGAAGGCGCCCGCCATCTCCAACTCGCGTACGGTGATCTGCAGCACGGAGCGGAGGACGTGATCGAGCTCAATTGTGCTGTGAATCTTATGTGAGGTATCGAGCAACGCCTGCAACCGTGCAATCTGCTGTTGCAGATGGAGACTGCTTTCCATTTCCATAAACCTAGCTTGCTCCTTCTTGTCTGGCCGCATGAACAATCATTTTTAGTCTGTCTCGACTGCTTTACGAGGAACACTGAATTGGCCGTTGTGCTGTCCCCAGGTGCAACAACAACAGAACAAGCTGAAGCGCATCGAATCGGTCGATTCTCGTCAATTTATGATTCTTTCAAGGGGATACCATTATCGGCAGTTATTGAACAGAACAATCTGCCCACCATCCTACATGGGTGCTCCGGTCGATCGTCCTATGGCCGTTCTTCAGGGCACGCGGGGGCGCACGGTCGAATCGATCTCAAGGCTTGAACGTCGAGGGGTGAGGTCGAGCTGCGAACTTCTCCGCAGGAAGCCGCTGAGGGTGCAGGGCTTTATTTTTTCCCAGCGGTTCCGGGGGTGATATTTGCATCCTCGGGCGCAGATGGGTTGATGTGACCCGAGCTGTTTTCTGGCGTGTTGGATTGAACTTTCGTCGGACCAGGGCCGCCCGTGGCTGGGTTATCGCCCTTGGGGCCGGACGGTTCGGTCGCGTGTTCCGGGTCTGGGTGTAGATGCTCGTAAGCAGATTGCTGGGACTTCTGATCGTTGGACGACATGTGGCCACCTTTCCAAGCTCGACTTCCATTGGAGATGGTGTAGGGGTCTGCAGTTGCCTGCATCTTTGCTATGCATCGGAAAGAG is drawn from Edaphobacter lichenicola and contains these coding sequences:
- the htpG gene encoding molecular chaperone HtpG — translated: MSKREFQTEVSQLLQLIIHSLYSHPEIFLRELISNSSDALDKLRHLTLVDESYKSLPFDPRIDLELNEESKTLTISDTGIGMSEEDLVSHLGTIARSGTKNFLSQLSGDARKDSNLIGQFGVGFYSAFMVADKVEVVSRKAGEDKAYRWTSDGKTGFDIEPAERAVAGTTILLHFNEEGAQYANSWRLKEIVKKYSNHIAFPIFLTYDKSEWNETEKKSIKTRTTEQVNAASALWRRPKSELTDDDYKELYKSITGDWEDPLFWFHTKAEGSLEYTTLFFIPSKAPLDLYQAEYKVGVKLYVKRVFIMDDAKELLPQYLRFVRGIIDSEDLPLNVSREILQQNKVLTSIRTASVKKILSELKNVAANQPEQYLKFISEYNRPLKEGLYGDFANRETLLDLVRFKSTKVDGLTSLADVKARMKGEQKSIYYITGGSESLLRTSPLLEIYKKKDLEVLILDDEFDEIVFSGIEKYGDIDLKSVNKTSTSEDLKDDAEPDKAESLKPLLDKLKATLGDRVKDVRASVRLADSPSVIVSDEEEPSIKMQQMMRAMGQKDIPALKPTLEINPDHEIVKKLLARSDDAVTDDAAWLLFDQALLMEGVPLQDPASFVHRLNRILNLSI
- a CDS encoding helix-turn-helix transcriptional regulator encodes the protein MPKLYTPREAAQVLGVSYASLKQWIYNGKLKSVQTAGGHHRIPEAEIDRMLPRAAVKGKPEKTRRMYRRVSGRNQLTGRITEIKVNGLLAQITLSVSGQHITSIITADAVRELRLKTGQLAVALIKSTEVMIVLPD
- a CDS encoding carboxypeptidase regulatory-like domain-containing protein — its product is MLVASLWWLCSVSAGAQTSATLSGRVTDSTGSVVAGATVTANNLDTGASQTAVTSGAGQYEMVAVPVGRYEVRAAKQGFADEARTVISLAVGKDAAVDIRMQVKTSDACVSGHEFAATDCALTWHGITLYGAYDVGGGWVSHGLPENGYNYEGASLVNRNGYQHRFLIAPNNLQQTGLGIRGKEEFLPGWSVVFNASTGINPQSGLLADASKTQIINNGLPRASYSYTIDGARAGQPFNDEIYGGISSTHFGTLTFGRQRALGTDAMLQYDPGGGGYAFSYIGYNGTMAGGGDTEDSRWDSALKYRLTYGPAHFGAMYKFADGSGGCFSASATWTAANCTPESAHNNAYGFDLGGEHGKLSADFLFQHYNQAISVLNPLLGPQSPTQPYQSTTNSINTNPITGVNLIDPANTLYGIVTDNNGVIGAVKYTWNPFKFYAGYEYVWQNNPVNPLGVGASDQGGYNLSGVEDNNLDSEKLLQIWWTGVKYTYRSKTDFTFAWYQQRQNDFRFPKECDAVAGFRASCAGTLNEVSGYADHHFTKRFDVFAGIAYSYVSGGLAIAIPHGPGVPYHYDNNLAPTIGGRFAF
- a CDS encoding PP2C family protein-serine/threonine phosphatase; amino-acid sequence: MRYAGTSIVLLLLFSLTAGLHGQDTKAAAAGAVQLEATLGDGTVELSGPWKFHTGDDLAWAEQDYDDSSWGTIDVTPPAGSENVELGTSGYIPGWTGSGYPNYAGYAWYRLRINVRSSHGRLAIKMPDSADDAYQVYVNGKLIGELGDFTAKGVTAYSTVPRSFRLPRDLRSGPMTIAVRMWMDSATPFLSPDAGGMHEPPVLGHAGVISTLIQLDWDDTAHAVGSGFLEIFILMLAWAVAVSLLWMDRSEPAYLWLSLVCAVTILENSVVLIVNFATWISLTPGVVLQTVIIGPIRIGLWVIFWAYWFRIARMAWIHRIVWSLVLLTIICTAMLRAPLYGTRIPVHAAIYLSPILLGLQLAFVILLFVITVRGIVKQRTEGWLALPAVLLVALSLYQVNLHLFHIRTRFDVFGFNFQLGTIATILSIFLITVMLLRRFLYTQRKREQWKAEIEQARQVQHVLIPEELPTVSGFAIESEYRPAREVGGDFFQILPQTDDGSVLIIVGDVTGKGLQAGMLVALIVGAVRTAVQYHSDPLILMNSLNDRLWGRGRASATCLILRITKDGQVTLANAGHLPPYLNGAEVPMEGSLPIGVIPGADFFVTHFSMAPGDTLMLMSDGVAEAQDQHKELFGFERIEEMLKKPISAAALAAAAEAFGQEDDILVLRIQRDPRTQSSLDTRSIVAVT
- a CDS encoding STAS domain-containing protein → MSELGTKVKMEQVQCASGDPITVLRFAGDITSSSEPAVLGTYGGLSPETSKRILLDFSKVEYLNSSGIALIIQLLYAASQKGQTVQTFGLTPHFQKVFTMVGITKYTKLFPDEATACAGFE
- a CDS encoding ATP-binding protein; this encodes MSTASSVAKLMGFAPERIEDLKTAIAEACINAMEHGNKLDESLIVVVILSMDETSLEVKVLDMGTGPPGVVHAPNMDKKMHGEEPSRGMGMFLIQALVDEAEWVSSPPSGSYARLVIRLNKTEE
- a CDS encoding PP2C family protein-serine/threonine phosphatase, with translation MEMESSLHLQQQIARLQALLDTSHKIHSTIELDHVLRSVLQITVRELEMAGAFFTAFPFSYGDIPPRFLLHPPSSDPKRGCSRFPLLDRKGEVLTEMVVITRDGSPLSLFEQDFLEHLATQAAVAIENARYHERTLDMERVKQDLACARDIQRSLLPQSFPNIAGYSIDGRSQTCYEVGGDYLDIIELTSGQLMIVVADVAGKGLASALVGSSFRSALRAIANSGMSLVEIATHMNVLHYNEGEESRRRYVTSIFLRLDPATHTLEVVNAGHNPGFLLNGSDLPEMIEASGTPVGMLPFSTYRAEKYVLSNKAKLLIYTDGMTEVFQGNEEFGQDRLLEAFRASRAVDAPSTLKSIWQALDAFSNQESQTDDMTALVIGRKP